Within the Erigeron canadensis isolate Cc75 chromosome 6, C_canadensis_v1, whole genome shotgun sequence genome, the region GATCATAACTATACAGACCAGTATAAGATCCTGGTTTCCTAAAAATGATATATCTCTTGCTTTTCACACTAGTGACAGGAAGAAGAGCACTGCCAGGGTAGATACTTGTATAGCTTGAGATACTTATTGACTGCAACTTTTCCCATTTTGTCCTTTGATAATCTTTAAGCATCCATACGTTGATTTTGTCTGAAGAAACTTTATGAAGGAGAGACAGAAAACCACCTATTTCAACCAAAAAATAGCAGTTGTTCATAGGGATACCATCAGATCCAGGTAGGCATGTTTGTCGAAATCTTTCTTTGGCTGTGTCCATAGATATCAAGTACTTGCAACAATGCACATCCCAATGGAAGTACCTGCCTTGAACTGAAATCGGGTCATCCCAATAATACTGCCTATTACCCGTATAAGAAGGACCATTAACCTTTTTCCATTTTATGGAAGCACAAGATATGTTATCACTTTTCAAGATAAGGAGCTCGCATTGGATAGGTGGGCCATTGAAAACATGAACTACTTTATAGACTTCTTTGAAATCGTCATAGGAAAGGCCCACTCCGCATTTGCAACCATAATGTCCTCTGCATGATAATGAACATGGGGGAAGAAATGACCCCTCCTTGGTGATTCGATTAAAAAGAAACAATGATCCATCTCTGTTGAGGTCTGTTATCAGTAAGAACTCGTTACACCAAGACTTTATACGACCATTATATGGTATGTCAAGGCATTGGTCTTTCATTTTTAGCCCATCTTTCTCTTCTCTAATATCCACAAGGCGCACTGTTTGACTTCCAGTTGTATTCTCAAGGATTAAAGAAGCATGGTCCAACAGTATTCTGTTCGTAGTTAAATCGAACCACCGTTTGCAGACATATCTAGTCTTATAGCGAAGTATATCAGTTGGAAGCTTTTCAAGGATGTCTAAAAGGAGGTCATCTGGAAGAAGGGCAGAAAAGTCAACCTTCCTTTTCTTCCTTGACACCTGTTCAGCTTTACAAAGTCTCCTGCAACTATTAGTTGCTGTTGTCATCAAAACCTGCTTTAAAGTAATACATCCCTTTTTCATAAGCAGcaataataataagatgaaGATAATACAACTTTACAAGTTGGATATACATTGCAGATGAATAATCATAAGACTGAGTGTAACCATGACTTCAACCTAAGCATGACGATTCTTGCAACTAAAAAATCAGTGCTAATGGTTCTAAAATTGaacttcaacaaaaaaaattattattctatatgtatgtatatagccaaaaaaaaagttgttctTTTGTATGTATCAAACTTCCAGACCTCGTCTACAATATGACTTGCAGTCTGATGAGGTATGAGGTGGCATAGGTTTTCTCCAATGTGtaatttcctttttcttttattactaGCCTTTTTTAACTGTAAGACACTTCTAGGAACACGGAACACCCAAATATGGGAAAGCCAAAAGACGAAAGAAAACCTACATTAAATAGCAGATATCTATTCGAGGAACAATCTTAAAACTTATTATTGAGAAACTTTGAATGAGTGTGCATGTTTGATTTTGGATCATCACAGGTACACAATAGTGTTCGTACATATACTAATATACTCATGCCTGTTCCATTctaaaaaaactacaaaaagttaCTAAATTTCAGTTCTCAAAGTAATAATACAGCGTTCTAGTTACATGTCTACAAGACTACAAATTATGAGTGAGCAATTAAACACAAAGAAACACAATCATTAGGGGTTGCTTTCAGTTTTTGAGTATTGTCAAAAGCTGCTCGATTAACACTTACAATGTTTTGATAACTGTGGATACTGCAGAAAACATTCATACTGATTGTCATGGCCCAATTAGGAATTTACATACGTGctggaaaaagaaaaggaggatCCATGTAAAACCAAATTGATCCACGTATATTGAGAAGCTGCGTAAATGGATTTGGTTGTACAATTTTAGTTCATTGTATATCTAATGCAACTCACTTCAT harbors:
- the LOC122603965 gene encoding F-box protein At5g49610-like isoform X1: MTISMNVFCSIHSYQNIVLMTTATNSCRRLCKAEQVSRKKRKVDFSALLPDDLLLDILEKLPTDILRYKTRYVCKRWFDLTTNRILLDHASLILENTTGSQTVRLVDIREEKDGLKMKDQCLDIPYNGRIKSWCNEFLLITDLNRDGSLFLFNRITKEGSFLPPCSLSCRGHYGCKCGVGLSYDDFKEVYKVVHVFNGPPIQCELLILKSDNISCASIKWKKVNGPSYTGNRQYYWDDPISVQGRYFHWDVHCCKYLISMDTAKERFRQTCLPGSDGIPMNNCYFLVEIGGFLSLLHKVSSDKINVWMLKDYQRTKWEKLQSISISSYTSIYPGSALLPVTSVKSKRYIIFRKPGSYTGLYSYDLKDKLIKRLNINIAPYERCVVQSTAGSYLVNTV
- the LOC122603965 gene encoding F-box protein At5g49610-like isoform X2, whose translation is MTTATNSCRRLCKAEQVSRKKRKVDFSALLPDDLLLDILEKLPTDILRYKTRYVCKRWFDLTTNRILLDHASLILENTTGSQTVRLVDIREEKDGLKMKDQCLDIPYNGRIKSWCNEFLLITDLNRDGSLFLFNRITKEGSFLPPCSLSCRGHYGCKCGVGLSYDDFKEVYKVVHVFNGPPIQCELLILKSDNISCASIKWKKVNGPSYTGNRQYYWDDPISVQGRYFHWDVHCCKYLISMDTAKERFRQTCLPGSDGIPMNNCYFLVEIGGFLSLLHKVSSDKINVWMLKDYQRTKWEKLQSISISSYTSIYPGSALLPVTSVKSKRYIIFRKPGSYTGLYSYDLKDKLIKRLNINIAPYERCVVQSTAGSYLVNTV